A single genomic interval of Seriola aureovittata isolate HTS-2021-v1 ecotype China chromosome 10, ASM2101889v1, whole genome shotgun sequence harbors:
- the LOC130175953 gene encoding protein NLRC3-like isoform X2, whose protein sequence is MSVCVEDRGESPGPSCLSMRSDWYKDEPPGFNNEPGPSDSQGQNHRLRAESPGSICLSMKSDWSKDEPPVFSDESGPTDSQLKRRSHVSVSCCALCQDVLKDPVSTSCGHWFCRQCFTSYWDQSGSSGDSSCPQCGKRPRTRPGLQTASQTSTEQNSGLQEVLHQHKISLRSRCEHVTEGTDGTGSGTLLNRIYTELHITEGQSEEVNTQHEVRQLETTSKKNTLHDAPIRCHDIFKALPLRQRHNISKALPDQQREDVFKASPDQQREDVFEASPVQQREDVFKVLPVRKRIDIFEALPVQQRRRISKALPVRQRRRISKALPVRQRRRISKALPVRQRHDIFEALPEQQREDIFKVLPEQQREDIFKVLPEQQREDIFKVLPDQQRRCISKVLPVRQRRRISRALPVRRRHNISKALPVQQREDVFKASADQQRPIRVVLTNGVAGVGKTFSVQKFSLDWAEGLENQDVRLLVLLSFRELNLIRDQQYSLLRLLHVFHPTLQKVTAEQLAVCKVLFIFDGLDESRLSLDFNNRKSVSDVTQESSVNVLLTNLIRGNLLPSALVWITSRPAAANQIPPTCVDRVTEVHGFADAQKEEYFRRRSSDEELSSRIISHIKTSRSLHIMCQVPVFCWITATVLEHMLTTDQRGELPQTLTDLFSHFLLVQTQRKNNKYHEGRETSPQELTEADGEVLLKLGRLAFEHLEKGNIMFYQEDLEQCGLDVTEASVYSGLCTEIFRRESVIFQKTVYCFVHLSVQEFLAAVYMFHCYTNRKRKVLENFLRKQHVDLTLDVLLRRAMEKSFRSENGHLDLFVRFLHGLSLESNQRLLGGLLGQTENSPETIQRAINNLKEMKSYFISPDRSINLFYCLMEMKDHSVHQEIQEFLKSKNRSEEKLSDINCSALAYMLQMSEEVLDELDLKKFNTSGEGRRRLIPAVRNCRKAELDYCGLLETHCEVVASALKSNPSHLRDLDLSHNPNLQDSGVRILSAGLESPNCRLETLSLSFCKLSKISCDFLASVLKSNPSHLRHLDLRGNNLQDSDMKDLYDLVESPDCRLETLRWRNYRNDIEEDGVYVCVRVCM, encoded by the exons atgagtgtttgtgtggaggacagaggagagtcTCCAGGACCCAGCTGTCTGTCTATGAGGAGTGACTGGTATAAAGACGAACCTCCAGGTTTCAATAATGAACCTGGACCCTCAGACTCACA AGGTCAGAACCACAGACTGAGAGCAGAGTCTCCAggatccatctgtctgtctatgaagAGTGACTGGTCCAAAGACGAACCTCCAGTCTTCAGTGATGAATCTGGACCCACAGACTCACA actgaagaggaggagccatgtctctgtgtcctgctgtgctctgtgtcaggacGTCCTGAAGGATCCAGTCTCTACCAGCTGTGGACACTGGTTCTGCAGACAGTGCTTCACCTCATACTGGGACCAGTCTGGTTCTTCAGGAGACTCCTCCTGTCCCCAGTGTGGAAAAAGACCCAGAACAAGACCTGGActgcagacagccagtcagaccagcactgaacaaa atagtggtctgcaggaggttttacatcaacataagatcagtctgaggagcagatgtgaacatgtgactgaaggaactgatggaacaggaagtggaaccctcctcaacaggatctacactgagctccacatcacagagggacagagtgaagaggttaatacccaacatgaggtgaggcagctggagacaactTCCAAGAAGAACACCCTCCATGACGCTCCAATCAGGTGCCacgacatctttaaagcctTACCTCTCCGACAGAGACACAACATCTCTAAAGCCTTACctgaccaacagagagaagacgtctttaaagcctcacctgaccaacagagagaagacgtcTTTGAAGCCTCACCTgtccaacagagagaagacgtcTTTAAAGTCTTACCTGTCCGAAAGAGAATCGACATCTTTGAAGCCTTACCTGTCCAACAGAGACGCCGCATCTCTAAAGCCTTACCTGTCCGACAGAGACGCCGCATCTCTAAAGCCTTACCTGTCCGACAGAGACGCCGCATCTCTAAAGCCTTACCTGTCCGACAGAGACACGACATCTTTGAAGCCTTACctgaacagcagagagaagacatctttaaagtcttacctgaacaacagagagaagacatctttaaagtcttacctgaacaacagagagaagacatctttaaagtcttaccTGACCAACAGAGACGCTGTATCTCTAAAGTCTTACCTGTCCGACAGAGACGCCGCATCTCTAGAGCCTTACCTGTCCGACGGAGACACAACATCTCTAAAGCCTTACCTgtccaacagagagaagacgtcTTTAAAGCCTCAGctgaccagcagagacccaTCAGAGTGGTTCTGACCAACGGCGTCGCTGGCGTTGGAAAAACCTTCTCGGTGCAGAAGTTCTCTCTGGACTGGGCAGAGGGCTTGGAGAACCAAGATGTCcgtctgctggttctgctttcgttcagggagctgaacctgatcagagatcagcagtacagtcttctcaggctgctccatgttttccatccaacattacagaaggtcacagcagagcagctcgctgtctgtaaagttctgttcatctttgacggcctggatgaaagcagactgtcactggatttcaacaacaggaagtctgtgtctgatgtcacacaggagtcatcagtcaacgtgctgctgacaaacctcatcagggggaatctGCTTCCCTCGGCTCTCGTCTGGATAACTTCCAGACCTGCggcggccaatcagatccctcctacaTGTGTGGACAGGGTAACAGAAGTACATGGCTTCGCTGACgcccagaaggaggagtacttcaggaggagatccagtgatgaagagctgtccagcagaatcatctcacacatcaagacgtccaggagcctccacatcatgtgtcaagtcccagtcttctgctggatcactgctacagttctggagcacatgttgaccacagaccagagaggagagctgccccagaccctgactgacctgttctcacacttcctgctggttcagacacagaggaagaacaacAAGTACCATGAGGGACGTGAGACGAGTCCACAGGAGCTGACGGAGGCTGACGGGGAAGTTCTTCTGAAGCTGGGGAGGCTGGCGtttgaacatctggagaaaggaaacatcatgttctaccaagaagacctggagcagtgtggccttgatgtcacagaggcctcggtgtactcaggactttgtactgagatcttcagaagagagagtgtgatcttccagaaaacagtctactgctttgttcatctgagcgttcaggagtttctggctgcagtctacatgttccactgttacaccaacaggaagagaaaggtcCTGGAGAACTTCCTGAGGAAACAACATGTTGATTTAACCCTGGATGTCCTCCTGAGGAGAGCCATGGAGAAATCCTTCAGAAGTGAAAATGGTCACCTGGACCTGTTTGTTCGCTTCCTtcatggcctctctctggagtccaACCAGAGACTCTTAGGAGGTCTGCTGGGTCAGACAGAGAACAGTCCAGAAACCATCCAGAGAGCCATCAACAACCTGAAGGAGATGAAGAGTTATTTTAtctctcctgacagaagcaTCAACCTCTTCTACTGtctgatggagatgaaggatCACTCAGTTCATCAGGAGATCCAAGAGTTCCTGAAGTCAAAGAACAGATCAGAGGAGAAACTCTCTGACATCAACTGCTCAGCTCTGGcctacatgctgcagatgtcagaggaggttCTGGATGAGTTGGACCTGAAGAAGTTCAACACATCAGGGGAGGGACGACGGAGACTgatcccagctgtgaggaactgcaggaaggctga ACTTGATTATTGTGGGCTCTTAGAGACTCACTGTGAAGTcgtggcctcagctctgaagtccaacccctcccacctgagagacctggacctgagtcacAACCCTAACCtacaggattcaggagtgaggatcctgtctgctggactggagagtccaaactgtcgactggagactctgag CTTGAGTTTCTGCAAGTTGTCAAAGATCAGCTGTGATTTTCTGGCCTCGGttctgaagtccaacccctcccatctgagacACCTAGACCTGAGAGgaaacaacctgcaggattcagacATGAAGGATCTGTATGATCTtgtggagagtccagactgtagactggagactctgag ATGGAGAAACTATAGGAATGATATTGAAGAGGacggtgtgtatgtgtgtgtgcgtgtgtgtatgtga
- the LOC130175953 gene encoding protein NLRC3-like isoform X1 has product MSVCVEDRGESPGPSCLSMRSDWYKDEPPGFNNEPGPSDSQGQNHRLRAESPGSICLSMKSDWSKDEPPVFSDESGPTDSQLKRRSHVSVSCCALCQDVLKDPVSTSCGHWFCRQCFTSYWDQSGSSGDSSCPQCGKRPRTRPGLQTASQTSTEQTDSGLQEVLHQHKISLRSRCEHVTEGTDGTGSGTLLNRIYTELHITEGQSEEVNTQHEVRQLETTSKKNTLHDAPIRCHDIFKALPLRQRHNISKALPDQQREDVFKASPDQQREDVFEASPVQQREDVFKVLPVRKRIDIFEALPVQQRRRISKALPVRQRRRISKALPVRQRRRISKALPVRQRHDIFEALPEQQREDIFKVLPEQQREDIFKVLPEQQREDIFKVLPDQQRRCISKVLPVRQRRRISRALPVRRRHNISKALPVQQREDVFKASADQQRPIRVVLTNGVAGVGKTFSVQKFSLDWAEGLENQDVRLLVLLSFRELNLIRDQQYSLLRLLHVFHPTLQKVTAEQLAVCKVLFIFDGLDESRLSLDFNNRKSVSDVTQESSVNVLLTNLIRGNLLPSALVWITSRPAAANQIPPTCVDRVTEVHGFADAQKEEYFRRRSSDEELSSRIISHIKTSRSLHIMCQVPVFCWITATVLEHMLTTDQRGELPQTLTDLFSHFLLVQTQRKNNKYHEGRETSPQELTEADGEVLLKLGRLAFEHLEKGNIMFYQEDLEQCGLDVTEASVYSGLCTEIFRRESVIFQKTVYCFVHLSVQEFLAAVYMFHCYTNRKRKVLENFLRKQHVDLTLDVLLRRAMEKSFRSENGHLDLFVRFLHGLSLESNQRLLGGLLGQTENSPETIQRAINNLKEMKSYFISPDRSINLFYCLMEMKDHSVHQEIQEFLKSKNRSEEKLSDINCSALAYMLQMSEEVLDELDLKKFNTSGEGRRRLIPAVRNCRKAELDYCGLLETHCEVVASALKSNPSHLRDLDLSHNPNLQDSGVRILSAGLESPNCRLETLSLSFCKLSKISCDFLASVLKSNPSHLRHLDLRGNNLQDSDMKDLYDLVESPDCRLETLRWRNYRNDIEEDGVYVCVRVCM; this is encoded by the exons atgagtgtttgtgtggaggacagaggagagtcTCCAGGACCCAGCTGTCTGTCTATGAGGAGTGACTGGTATAAAGACGAACCTCCAGGTTTCAATAATGAACCTGGACCCTCAGACTCACA AGGTCAGAACCACAGACTGAGAGCAGAGTCTCCAggatccatctgtctgtctatgaagAGTGACTGGTCCAAAGACGAACCTCCAGTCTTCAGTGATGAATCTGGACCCACAGACTCACA actgaagaggaggagccatgtctctgtgtcctgctgtgctctgtgtcaggacGTCCTGAAGGATCCAGTCTCTACCAGCTGTGGACACTGGTTCTGCAGACAGTGCTTCACCTCATACTGGGACCAGTCTGGTTCTTCAGGAGACTCCTCCTGTCCCCAGTGTGGAAAAAGACCCAGAACAAGACCTGGActgcagacagccagtcagaccagcactgaacaaa cagatagtggtctgcaggaggttttacatcaacataagatcagtctgaggagcagatgtgaacatgtgactgaaggaactgatggaacaggaagtggaaccctcctcaacaggatctacactgagctccacatcacagagggacagagtgaagaggttaatacccaacatgaggtgaggcagctggagacaactTCCAAGAAGAACACCCTCCATGACGCTCCAATCAGGTGCCacgacatctttaaagcctTACCTCTCCGACAGAGACACAACATCTCTAAAGCCTTACctgaccaacagagagaagacgtctttaaagcctcacctgaccaacagagagaagacgtcTTTGAAGCCTCACCTgtccaacagagagaagacgtcTTTAAAGTCTTACCTGTCCGAAAGAGAATCGACATCTTTGAAGCCTTACCTGTCCAACAGAGACGCCGCATCTCTAAAGCCTTACCTGTCCGACAGAGACGCCGCATCTCTAAAGCCTTACCTGTCCGACAGAGACGCCGCATCTCTAAAGCCTTACCTGTCCGACAGAGACACGACATCTTTGAAGCCTTACctgaacagcagagagaagacatctttaaagtcttacctgaacaacagagagaagacatctttaaagtcttacctgaacaacagagagaagacatctttaaagtcttaccTGACCAACAGAGACGCTGTATCTCTAAAGTCTTACCTGTCCGACAGAGACGCCGCATCTCTAGAGCCTTACCTGTCCGACGGAGACACAACATCTCTAAAGCCTTACCTgtccaacagagagaagacgtcTTTAAAGCCTCAGctgaccagcagagacccaTCAGAGTGGTTCTGACCAACGGCGTCGCTGGCGTTGGAAAAACCTTCTCGGTGCAGAAGTTCTCTCTGGACTGGGCAGAGGGCTTGGAGAACCAAGATGTCcgtctgctggttctgctttcgttcagggagctgaacctgatcagagatcagcagtacagtcttctcaggctgctccatgttttccatccaacattacagaaggtcacagcagagcagctcgctgtctgtaaagttctgttcatctttgacggcctggatgaaagcagactgtcactggatttcaacaacaggaagtctgtgtctgatgtcacacaggagtcatcagtcaacgtgctgctgacaaacctcatcagggggaatctGCTTCCCTCGGCTCTCGTCTGGATAACTTCCAGACCTGCggcggccaatcagatccctcctacaTGTGTGGACAGGGTAACAGAAGTACATGGCTTCGCTGACgcccagaaggaggagtacttcaggaggagatccagtgatgaagagctgtccagcagaatcatctcacacatcaagacgtccaggagcctccacatcatgtgtcaagtcccagtcttctgctggatcactgctacagttctggagcacatgttgaccacagaccagagaggagagctgccccagaccctgactgacctgttctcacacttcctgctggttcagacacagaggaagaacaacAAGTACCATGAGGGACGTGAGACGAGTCCACAGGAGCTGACGGAGGCTGACGGGGAAGTTCTTCTGAAGCTGGGGAGGCTGGCGtttgaacatctggagaaaggaaacatcatgttctaccaagaagacctggagcagtgtggccttgatgtcacagaggcctcggtgtactcaggactttgtactgagatcttcagaagagagagtgtgatcttccagaaaacagtctactgctttgttcatctgagcgttcaggagtttctggctgcagtctacatgttccactgttacaccaacaggaagagaaaggtcCTGGAGAACTTCCTGAGGAAACAACATGTTGATTTAACCCTGGATGTCCTCCTGAGGAGAGCCATGGAGAAATCCTTCAGAAGTGAAAATGGTCACCTGGACCTGTTTGTTCGCTTCCTtcatggcctctctctggagtccaACCAGAGACTCTTAGGAGGTCTGCTGGGTCAGACAGAGAACAGTCCAGAAACCATCCAGAGAGCCATCAACAACCTGAAGGAGATGAAGAGTTATTTTAtctctcctgacagaagcaTCAACCTCTTCTACTGtctgatggagatgaaggatCACTCAGTTCATCAGGAGATCCAAGAGTTCCTGAAGTCAAAGAACAGATCAGAGGAGAAACTCTCTGACATCAACTGCTCAGCTCTGGcctacatgctgcagatgtcagaggaggttCTGGATGAGTTGGACCTGAAGAAGTTCAACACATCAGGGGAGGGACGACGGAGACTgatcccagctgtgaggaactgcaggaaggctga ACTTGATTATTGTGGGCTCTTAGAGACTCACTGTGAAGTcgtggcctcagctctgaagtccaacccctcccacctgagagacctggacctgagtcacAACCCTAACCtacaggattcaggagtgaggatcctgtctgctggactggagagtccaaactgtcgactggagactctgag CTTGAGTTTCTGCAAGTTGTCAAAGATCAGCTGTGATTTTCTGGCCTCGGttctgaagtccaacccctcccatctgagacACCTAGACCTGAGAGgaaacaacctgcaggattcagacATGAAGGATCTGTATGATCTtgtggagagtccagactgtagactggagactctgag ATGGAGAAACTATAGGAATGATATTGAAGAGGacggtgtgtatgtgtgtgtgcgtgtgtgtatgtga